The following are from one region of the Streptomyces tuirus genome:
- a CDS encoding pyridoxal-phosphate-dependent aminotransferase family protein → MTHPFLDLAPLGADRFAAIEDRVARLLSTGQDVVIMQGEALLPLEGAIRAAAGPGTTALNVVTGPYGQTFGDWLRDCGATVIDLAVPFHTAVTAEEIRQAFAEHPEIDFVSLVHAEAATGNTNPVAEIGEVVRAHGALFYLDAVASVGAEPVLPDAWGVDLCVIGAQKAMGGPAGVSAVSVSERAWARMAANPKAPRRSYLSLLDWKERWIDGGRKALLHAPAQLEMLALEACVERIEAVGLDAVMLRHASAAAATRAGAVALGGGLEPYVYEARDAAPVATTLRAPSGVVASELVRLALEADPAVPLAAGGGALAKEMIRVNHYGADATPGAVRASLAALGAALSEQGLAADVEAALRAVEEAWR, encoded by the coding sequence GTGACGCATCCGTTTCTGGACCTGGCCCCGCTCGGCGCGGACCGCTTCGCCGCGATCGAGGACCGCGTGGCGCGGCTGCTGAGCACCGGGCAGGACGTCGTGATCATGCAGGGCGAGGCGCTGCTGCCGCTGGAGGGCGCGATCCGTGCCGCGGCCGGTCCGGGCACGACGGCGCTGAACGTCGTCACGGGGCCGTACGGGCAGACCTTCGGCGACTGGCTGCGGGACTGCGGTGCCACGGTGATCGACCTGGCGGTGCCCTTCCACACGGCGGTGACGGCCGAGGAGATCCGGCAGGCCTTCGCCGAGCACCCGGAGATCGACTTCGTGTCGCTGGTGCACGCGGAGGCGGCGACCGGCAACACCAACCCGGTCGCGGAGATCGGTGAGGTCGTGCGGGCGCACGGGGCGCTGTTCTACCTGGACGCGGTGGCCTCGGTCGGGGCCGAGCCGGTGCTGCCGGACGCGTGGGGCGTGGACCTGTGCGTGATCGGCGCGCAGAAGGCGATGGGCGGTCCGGCCGGAGTGTCGGCGGTGTCGGTGAGCGAGCGGGCCTGGGCGCGGATGGCGGCCAATCCGAAGGCGCCGCGGCGGTCGTACCTGTCGCTCCTCGACTGGAAGGAGCGGTGGATCGACGGCGGCCGCAAGGCGCTGCTGCACGCGCCCGCGCAGTTGGAGATGCTGGCCCTCGAGGCCTGTGTGGAGCGGATCGAGGCGGTCGGCCTGGACGCCGTGATGCTCCGGCACGCGTCCGCCGCGGCGGCGACCCGGGCCGGGGCGGTCGCGCTCGGTGGCGGGCTGGAGCCGTACGTGTACGAGGCGCGGGACGCGGCGCCGGTCGCCACGACGCTGCGGGCGCCGTCCGGGGTGGTGGCGTCGGAGCTGGTCCGGCTGGCGCTGGAGGCGGATCCGGCGGTACCGCTGGCGGCGGGCGGCGGCGCGCTGGCCAAGGAGATGATCCGCGTCAACCACTACGGCGCGGACGCGACGCCGGGCGCGGTGCGGGCGAGTCTGGCGGCCCTGGGCGCGGCGCTCTCCGAGCAGGGGCTGGCGGCGGATGTGGAGGCGGCGCTGCGGGCCGTCGAGGAGGCGTGGCGGTAG
- a CDS encoding amidohydrolase family protein → MSDRTVLHVKGRVLVGPEDVRDELWVVDGRISYDRPAGARDIRTVVGWALPGLVDAHCHVGLDRHGPVPEDVAEKQALTDRDAGTLLIRDAGSPSDTRWIDDREDLPKIIRAGRHIARTRRYIRNYAWEIEPEDLVAYVAQEARRGDGWVKLVGDWVDRDLGDLSACWPREAVEAAIAEAHRLGARVTAHCFSEDSLRDLVEAGIDCIEHATGLTEDLVPLFAERGVAIVPTLVNIATFPQLADGGEARFPRWSAHMRRLHERRYDTVRGAYDAGIPVFVGTDAGGGLAHGLAAAEVGELVTAGIPPVEALAAGTWTARAWLGRPGLDEGAPADLVVYDEDPRADVRVLASPRRVVLNGRVVG, encoded by the coding sequence ATGAGCGATCGCACGGTGCTGCACGTGAAGGGACGGGTGCTCGTCGGACCCGAGGACGTCAGGGACGAACTGTGGGTGGTCGACGGCCGCATCTCCTACGACCGTCCCGCCGGCGCCCGCGACATCCGCACGGTCGTCGGCTGGGCCCTGCCCGGCCTCGTCGACGCGCACTGCCACGTCGGACTCGACCGGCACGGCCCGGTCCCGGAGGACGTCGCCGAGAAGCAGGCCCTGACCGACCGGGACGCGGGCACGCTGCTCATCCGCGACGCCGGCTCGCCCTCCGACACCCGCTGGATCGACGACCGCGAGGACCTGCCGAAGATCATCCGCGCCGGGCGGCACATCGCCCGCACCCGCCGCTACATCCGCAACTACGCCTGGGAGATCGAGCCGGAGGACCTGGTCGCCTACGTCGCCCAGGAGGCCCGGCGCGGCGACGGCTGGGTCAAGCTGGTCGGCGACTGGGTCGACCGCGACCTCGGCGACCTGTCGGCCTGCTGGCCCCGCGAGGCCGTCGAGGCGGCGATCGCCGAGGCCCACCGCCTGGGCGCCCGCGTGACCGCGCACTGCTTCTCCGAGGACTCCCTGCGCGACCTCGTCGAGGCGGGCATCGACTGCATCGAACACGCGACGGGCCTGACCGAGGACCTCGTCCCGCTGTTCGCCGAACGCGGCGTCGCCATCGTCCCCACCTTGGTCAACATCGCCACCTTCCCGCAGCTCGCCGACGGCGGCGAGGCCCGGTTCCCACGCTGGTCGGCCCATATGCGCCGGCTCCACGAACGCCGCTACGACACCGTCCGCGGCGCCTACGACGCCGGGATCCCGGTCTTCGTCGGCACCGACGCCGGCGGCGGCCTCGCCCACGGTCTGGCCGCGGCCGAGGTCGGCGAACTCGTCACCGCCGGCATCCCGCCCGTCGAGGCCCTCGCCGCGGGCACCTGGACCGCCCGCGCCTGGCTCGGCCGCCCCGGCCTGGACGAGGGCGCCCCGGCCGACCTCGTCGTCTACGACGAGGACCCGCGGGCCGACGTACGGGTCCTGGCCTCACCGCGCCGGGTGGTGCTGAACGGACGAGTGGTCGGCTAG
- a CDS encoding SCO1860 family LAETG-anchored protein, protein MNSPSFRMPVRRLATVATVTALAAGPLALTGVSPAHATGDHGRASAVVLRTGLDVSLLNKSVNVPLAVSLNDVQAPRSADKTTLTATLDAVDGGKPFSVLRADVAEARATTTAGKAEGSTTLAHARLHVPGLPLLSLIEVEKVTARATCEVGKKPFATTGLPGSVTVLGKRVTLSAGGPTDVKVPGVGEVRLDLSSTRTTARTAAATALELKVSVNPLKLNVAKVDGSVTLAEATCRTPRPESAAQPPAEPSAPPADVKPQGGPAGADLAETGGSPATPYLVGAAVVLLAAGGGAVALARRRG, encoded by the coding sequence GTGAACAGCCCTTCCTTCCGCATGCCCGTACGCCGGCTGGCGACCGTCGCGACCGTCACGGCCCTCGCCGCCGGGCCCCTGGCACTGACCGGCGTGAGCCCGGCGCACGCCACCGGCGACCACGGCCGCGCGAGCGCCGTCGTCCTGCGCACCGGCCTGGACGTCTCCCTGCTGAACAAGTCGGTGAACGTCCCCCTCGCCGTCTCCCTCAACGACGTCCAGGCCCCGCGCAGCGCCGACAAGACCACGCTGACGGCCACCCTCGACGCGGTGGACGGCGGTAAGCCGTTCAGCGTGCTGCGCGCGGACGTCGCCGAGGCGAGAGCCACCACGACCGCCGGCAAGGCCGAGGGGAGCACGACCCTGGCCCACGCCCGCCTCCATGTCCCCGGCCTGCCGCTGCTGTCGCTGATCGAGGTCGAGAAGGTCACGGCCAGGGCCACCTGCGAGGTCGGGAAGAAGCCGTTCGCCACGACCGGACTGCCCGGCTCGGTGACCGTGCTCGGCAAGCGCGTGACGCTGAGCGCCGGCGGCCCGACGGACGTCAAGGTGCCGGGCGTCGGCGAGGTGCGCCTGGACCTGTCCAGTACCCGCACCACGGCCCGTACGGCCGCCGCCACCGCCCTCGAACTCAAGGTGTCCGTCAACCCGTTGAAACTGAACGTCGCGAAGGTCGACGGCTCGGTCACCCTGGCCGAGGCGACCTGCAGGACCCCGCGGCCCGAGTCCGCCGCACAGCCCCCGGCCGAGCCGTCCGCCCCGCCCGCCGACGTGAAGCCGCAGGGCGGACCCGCCGGGGCGGACCTGGCAGAGACGGGCGGCAGCCCGGCCACGCCGTACCTCGTGGGCGCCGCCGTCGTCCTGCTCGCGGCAGGCGGAGGAGCGGTGGCCCTGGCACGCCGCCGGGGCTGA